The Spirosoma foliorum genome has a window encoding:
- a CDS encoding MFS transporter produces the protein METAQISVNQEQHTKLPWVAFSLCMVAYLFGGTASTLMATYLPVAIPQLLGGHASPEKLGEIGAWVSAAFLYGWMIGGFLFGPLADTIGRVRALGLATALCGGAMLATTVVPNEYVLLLLRALTGAGVGGVLLVSTVYLSEVWPAQSRPVALGVLATAFPVGIVATGGLASNFSDWRVAFSIGVLPVAISILIALFLPESASWQQGRNQTKAHTDKLFNVENKANVISGAIIFGSVLIGLWGIFSWIPTWVQSLLPPGQTGQAERGITMMLLGMGGILGGVASGFLVSRLGPRQTLLFTFGGCILACGLLFLTNRTFSPVVYGELALLSLFFGISQGSLSSYVPTLFPATIRGTATGFCFNVGRLFTATAVLFIGALTAGLGGIGNALVVFSAAFLIAFGAIWVRK, from the coding sequence ATGGAAACAGCCCAGATTTCTGTTAATCAAGAGCAACATACCAAGTTGCCCTGGGTAGCTTTTAGCCTCTGTATGGTGGCTTATCTGTTCGGGGGGACGGCCAGCACACTTATGGCAACGTATTTACCCGTGGCTATTCCTCAACTGCTTGGTGGCCACGCTTCGCCAGAGAAGTTGGGCGAAATTGGGGCATGGGTAAGCGCGGCCTTTCTCTACGGCTGGATGATTGGCGGGTTTTTGTTTGGCCCATTAGCGGATACGATTGGACGTGTGCGGGCGCTGGGTTTGGCAACTGCCTTGTGTGGTGGGGCTATGCTTGCCACCACTGTAGTGCCGAATGAGTATGTTTTGCTGCTCCTACGGGCACTGACCGGCGCTGGAGTTGGTGGAGTTTTGTTAGTGTCAACCGTCTATTTATCTGAAGTCTGGCCTGCTCAGTCGCGCCCTGTTGCGCTGGGTGTACTGGCAACGGCCTTTCCGGTTGGTATTGTTGCCACGGGTGGGCTGGCAAGTAATTTCAGTGACTGGCGAGTGGCCTTTAGTATCGGTGTGTTGCCCGTAGCGATTTCTATACTGATTGCACTTTTTCTTCCCGAGTCGGCGAGCTGGCAGCAAGGACGTAATCAAACGAAAGCGCATACCGACAAACTATTTAATGTCGAGAATAAGGCCAATGTGATCAGCGGAGCCATCATTTTTGGGTCAGTGTTGATTGGCCTGTGGGGTATTTTTTCGTGGATACCAACCTGGGTACAATCGCTATTGCCTCCTGGTCAGACGGGGCAGGCCGAGCGGGGTATTACCATGATGCTCTTGGGTATGGGCGGTATTCTGGGTGGAGTTGCCTCCGGGTTTCTGGTGTCTCGCCTTGGCCCTCGGCAAACCTTATTGTTTACGTTCGGAGGGTGTATACTAGCCTGTGGTTTACTCTTTTTGACTAATCGTACATTTTCTCCGGTCGTTTATGGCGAATTGGCATTGCTTTCGCTGTTCTTTGGTATAAGTCAGGGATCGTTGTCAAGTTACGTGCCAACCTTATTTCCGGCAACAATTCGAGGCACGGCTACTGGATTCTGCTTTAACGTCGGGCGGTTGTTTACGGCTACGGCTGTGCTGTTCATTGGCGCATTGACAGCCGGACTAGGTGGAATTGGTAACGCATTAGTTGTTTTTTCAGCTGCTTTCCTGATTGCCTTCGGTGCGATCTGGGTGCGCAAATAG
- a CDS encoding carboxymuconolactone decarboxylase family protein — protein sequence MPHIPLPDGVPGIRSLVMYRPDTGQHLYDLAQALLRSGSPDSTLSDAERELIAAFVSKQNQTAFCMNSHAAASRYLYADQRDLVDLTLSDPTAAPISAKLKALVAIAGHVQADARTVSNDLVAAARAEGATDGDIHDTVLIAASFCMYNRYVDGLATLTPTDPAAYEAMGERMGTLGYQLPKATASDVASPVTNLS from the coding sequence ATGCCCCATATCCCGCTTCCAGATGGTGTTCCAGGTATTCGGAGTTTAGTGATGTATCGGCCCGATACGGGTCAGCATCTCTACGATCTGGCACAGGCTTTACTACGATCTGGCTCTCCCGATAGTACGCTATCGGATGCCGAACGAGAACTGATTGCCGCATTCGTGTCAAAGCAGAATCAGACAGCATTCTGTATGAATAGTCATGCCGCTGCGTCTCGCTACCTCTATGCCGATCAGCGCGATCTGGTTGATTTGACTCTGAGCGATCCAACGGCAGCTCCTATCTCGGCAAAGTTGAAGGCATTGGTAGCAATTGCCGGTCATGTGCAGGCCGATGCTCGTACTGTTTCGAATGATCTGGTGGCTGCAGCTCGCGCTGAGGGTGCTACGGATGGCGATATTCATGATACCGTACTAATTGCCGCGTCGTTCTGCATGTATAATCGCTACGTAGACGGTCTGGCAACGCTAACCCCCACCGATCCAGCAGCTTACGAGGCTATGGGCGAGCGGATGGGAACCCTCGGCTATCAATTACCAAAAGCAACGGCTAGCGATGT